From the genome of Campylobacter concisus:
TATAGATAAACAGCTAAAAGAGCATAATCTGCTCCAAGCCATAGCTAGAGTAAATAGGCTTTATGACGGAAAAGACTACGGCTACATTATTGATTATAGAGGGCTTTTAGGCGAGCTTGATCAGGCGCTTACTAGCTGCGTCGCTAAGTGGCTTTGACTCAGAGGATATAACTGGAGCTGTGATAGACGTAAGAAGCGAGATAATAAAGGCTAAGACTTACTATACTCATCTGGACGATCTTTTTAGCGGTGTGAAATTTAAAGACGATCTGGAAAGCTACGTGGCGGTTTTAGAGGATGTGCAAAAACGAGATGACTTTAAAGAGTGGCTATCACAGTTTGCTAGGGCGTTTAAGCTAGCGCTTTCAAGCGAGAGAATTTCTGATATCTTAAGCGAAGAGGAGATCAAAGCTTATAAGCAAAGGGTTAAATTTTATAACGAGCTAAGAAAGGCTGTGCAGCTAAGGTATCATGAGGCTTGCGACTTTGGCAAATACGAAGCACAGATGCAAAAGCTACTCGATACTTATGTAAATGCACAAGGGGTCAATGAGCTTACAAAGCTCGTAAATATCTTTGAGACGGAATTTGACGATGAGGTGCAAAGAGTCGAGGGCAAAAACGCAAAGGCTGATACGATCATCAGCGCCGTAAGCGCGGTGGTAAAAGAGAAAATGGACTCAAATCCAGCCTTTTATAAATCAATAGCGCAGCAGATACAAGATATCATCGAAGAATACAAGGCAAAAAGGCTAAGTGAGGAAGAAAAGCTTGCCAAAGCAAAACTGCTAAAAGACCTCATAACTGGCGCTTTAAAGCCAAATGAAGATAGGTATCCAAAAGAATTTAATGGTAAGAAAATTTTATTTGCTATCTATGATAATTTGCTTGACATTTTGGCAGATGTGGAGCTTGTGGATATTGAGGCGGTTGCTAAAAATTTGAGCGTGAAATTTTATGAAATTTATGAAGAAGCCTCAAAAAAACCAGAATGGCACAAAAATAAAGACGTAGAAAATGAGATAACAAGCGCGATGGAAGATGCTCTTTGGGGTGTTGAGGACGAGCATGGAATTTCTATCGACGATAAAGAGAAAATTTATCAAACCATCCGAGGAATAGGGATAAGCTTTTATGCAAAGTGACGTAAAAATCATCAAAAAAGACGTAAAAAATATCACTTTAAAAGTTAGACCAAACGGCGAAGCGATCCTAACCGCGCCAAAAGCCGCAAGCGATGAGCATATAAAATTTATCATAGAAAAAAGAGCCAAGTGGATAGCGCAAAAGCGCGCGTTTTTTACCTCGTTTAAGATGCCCGAAAAAGAGTATGTAAGTGGCGAAGACTTTAAATATCTTGGGCGAAGCTACCGGCTTAAAGTTGTGCAGTCTAAAGAGGAGCGCGTAAAGCTACAAATGGGCTATCTTGAGCTCTTTGTGAAAGATAAAAGCGACCTAGAGCAAAAAGAAAATTTAGTCTATGAGTGGTATCATGAAAAGGCAACGTTATATTTTTTTAATATCTTGCAAGAATTTAACAAGATAGTAAAACAAGATATCAAAAGCGTAAAAATAAGGCAGATGAAAACAAGATGGGGGAGTTGCAATCCTTATAAATCATATATAAATTTAAACATAGAGCTTATCAAAAAGCCAAAAGCATGCATCGAATATGTCATATTTCACGAGCTTGCTCACCTGCTCTATCCAAATCACTCAAAGAAATTTTATGACTATCTAACGCTTTATATGCCTGATTGGCAAAAACGCAAGGAAATTTTAGAAAGAGTTTAGAAAATTTGGCTTAAATTTTGGACTATTAAACATTTTTTGTATTTTAAAAATATTTTAAAATCTAAGGAAAAGTGATGAAAAATTTTTAATTTTTTAGTGTTGATAAAGTAAGTGGTGGGTTCACCAGGACTCGAACCTGGGACCATCCGGTTATGAGCCGGATGCTCTAACCAACTGAGCTATGAACCCGCAGTTGAAAGAAAATCGTATTATACAAGAAAAAGCTTATCTAAATATAAAAATAACTCTTTTTTTCTAGCATATAAAACTGAGAAATTTTTAAAGTAAAAGCCCTAAAAATAGGGCTTAAAATCATTTATAATTTTTAATTGCGGTGTCTAAAATTTCTTTTGCAGCATTTGCATCTTTAAATTCTTTAACTTTGACCCATTTGTTTGGCTCAAGAATTTTATAAGTTTCAAAGAAATTTTTGATCTTATTTAGTGTTGCAACTGGCAGATCCTCGTAGCTTTTTATCGCATCATATCTTGGATCGATCTTTGTAACCGGCACAGCCAAAAGCTTTTCGTCCATACCCGCCTCATCTTCCATCACCAAAACGCCTATCAAGCGGCAAGGAATGACACTACCAGCTTGGAGCGGATACTCATTTAGTACCAAAATATCAGCTGGATCGCCGTCAGCCGCAAGTGTATTTGGTACAAAGCCGTAGTTTGCTGGGTAAAACATCGCTGAGTAAAGCACACGATCAACTACGACAGCACCGCTATCTTTGTCAATTTCATATTTAATATTTGAGCCATAAGGTATTTCGATTACGGCATTTATTTTGTCTGGGTTTGAGCCAGCTTTGATCTTTGAAACGTCCATATATTCGTCCTTTTTATTAGAAATTTTCGTGATTTTAGTATTTTTTGCATTAAATACGCGTAAAATTTAACTACTTTATAACCTCTATGCTATCGACATCGATCTCTGTTTTCATAAGGTCTTTATCCACTTCGCCTCTTATTCTTAAAGGCGTATATTCGTTGGCTGTTATGTTACCCCATTTTTTGTTGTCGATCTCAATAATAATGACATCACCATTTTTATCGATAAATTCATATTTGTCTGATTTTATGTGCGATTTTATTTTGCCCTCAAGTACGACTTTAGCGTCGTCTTTTAGTTTCAAAGCCTCTTTTGCGCTTATCGTTTCGCTTGAGTGCTTTGATGTGAAGCCCCCAGCCATTGCGATGCTAGCAGCTAGTGAAGCGATTATGATTTTTTTCATTTTTATCCTTTTAGAATTTGTTGTAAAAATTTAAAAGGATATTACATTTTTGATGTTAATGAAAAGTAAGTTTTAAAACCTTGCACCTTTTGATGCAAGGTCTGTAAATTTATAAAAGTTTAGCTAGTAAATTTTTGATATCGGCCACGATCTCGTCTATACCGCGTTCACCGTTTACTACATGAAGTAGTTCTTTTTTGCTGTAAAATTCACGGATAGGCACGATCGGATCAAGATATACTTTCATGCGGTTATTAAACACTTCGTTGTTGTCATCAGCACCTCTTGCACGGCCGAGCACTCTTGCCCTTGCCACATCTTCGCTAACGTCTACTTCGATGACGCCTTTAAGAGAAATTTCTTTTTGCTCGCTTAATACCTTGTCAAGCTCTGTCATTTGCTCAACGCTTCTTGGGTAGCCATCTATTATGATGTTTGATTTTTCTGAGCCTTTAATGGCTGATACGATCGCATTTACGACAACATCAAGCGGAACTAAATTTCCTTTTGAGATAAAGCCATCTATCAGCTTACCAAGCTCGCTACCGCTAGCTACTTCAGCTCTTAAAAGATCACCAGTCGAAAAGTGTGCAAATTTCTCATCTTGCTGTGCGATGAGTGATGCGTCTGTCGTTTTGCCGCTGCCTGGAGCGCCTATGATTAAAAATAAATTCTTCATTCTTTCCCTTTTTATATTTTTTAAGTGTCTTTGAGTGAGTTTGAAAATTTCACCCTGCAGCAGACTATATGTCTAGCTTTGGGATGAAATTTTCTACACAACATCCAAAATCATCTAAAAAATTTAATCTTTAAAATAAAATAACTCAAATTTAGACATCCAAAAAGTCCAAATTTATTACAACAAAATTTTAAGCCTTTTGCTCTTTTTCTCTTATCCTTAGTCCTAGCTCCCTAAGCTGCTCGTTACTAGCGTGGCTTGGTGCTTTTGTGAGTGGGCACTGAGCACGCTGTGTTTTAGGGAATGCTATAACATCACGAATTGAGCCTGCTTTATTTACAAGCATATTTAGCCTGTCAAATCCGATCGCGATACCACCATGTGGAGGCGCGCCAAATGTCAATGCATCAAGCAAGAAGCCAAATTTCTCACGCTGCTCCTCTTCGTCTATGCCAAGAAGCTTAAAGACCTTTTGTTGGATGTCATTTTTATGAATTCTTATACTTCCGCCGCCAAGCTCAAAGCCGTTTAGCACAACGTCGTGAGCGATAGAGAGAATGTCCTCAAGATCAGGCTCGTCTATATTTTTTGGCATTGTGAATGGATGGTGCATCGCAGAGTAGCTACCATCATCATTTTGCTCAAACATTGGGAAGTCAAGCACCCATAAAAACTCAAGTTTGTCTTGATCGATGATATTCATTTGCTCAGCTAGGAAAATTCTAAATCTTCCCATGTAGTCAAGCACGACTTTTTTCTTGCCAGCACCAAAAAATACGACGTCGCCAACTTTTAGTTCACATCTTGAGACGATCTCGTCAAGATCGCTTTGCTCGAAAAATTTACAAAGTGGGCCTTTTAAACCATCTTCTTTCATCTGGAAGTAGCCAAGACCTTGCGCGCCAAATTTACGTACAAATTCCTCAAATCTATTCATCTCACGCTTGCTAAAGATATTGTCACCATTTGGTACTTTTAGCGCTTTTATGCGGTTTTTCTTCTTATCTTTTGCGATAGAGCTAAAAATTTCATTGCTTGAGCGCTCGAAAATATCGATCACATCGACCATTTTGAGGTCATATCTAAGATCAGGCTTATCTGAGCCATAAGTCTCGGTCGCCTCTTTGTAGCTCATGCGTCTAAATGGCGTTTTAATATCGTATCCGCAGGCTTTAAAGATATCTTTTAGCATCGTTTCAGCCATATTTATGATATCTTCTTGCTCCACAAAGCTCATTTCGATATCTATTTGGGTAAATTCTGGTTGGCGATCAGCCTTAGGTCTTCGTCACGGAAGCATTTTGCTATCTGAAAATACTTATCAAAGCCAGAACACATCAAAAGCTGTTTAAATAGCTGTGGGCTTTGTGGTAGCGCATAAAACTGCCCCGGATATACACGGCTTGGCACTAGATAGTCTCTCGCACCTTCTGGTGTTGCACGTGTTAAAACAGGAGTTTCAAACTCGATAAAGCCCATTTTATCGAGGCTGTTTCTAGCTGCTATCGCCGCACGAGAGCGCATTTTAAAGATATTTTGTAAGCGTTCGCTTCTAAGATCTAGAAAGCGGTATTTTAGCCTGATGTCCTCATTTACGCTCTCATCGCCTATCATAAATGGTAGCGGCTCGCTTGGATTTTCGATGATTAGCTCGCTTACTATTACTTCTATCTCGCCAGTTTTTAGCTTTGGATTGGTTAGTCCTTCGCCTCTAGCTCTTACTTTTCCTTTTGCTTTTAAGACATATTCATCTCTTACTTTTGCAGCAATATCATGTGCTTCTTTGCTGTCAGCCGGGTCACAAACTAACTGTATAAGCCCGCTAACGTCTCTTAAGTCGATGAAAACAACGCCGCCGTGGTCTCTATATGTGTTTGCCCAGCCACAAAGTATTACTTCTTTACCGATATCAGCTTTGCTAAGATCGGTGCAATAATGACTTCGCATAAAATGCTCCTTTGCAATGTTTTTTAGGCAATTATAATCGCTTTTTTCTTTTGAAAAGCTTTGTTAAAATAAAATATGTTACAATCATTTACATGAAAAATGAACAAAAATTTAATACTTTTTGCACAAAAAAAGTAGGACTTATTGCTAAAGATTATCCATTATTTAGGCAAGATTTAGAAAAATTAGAAAAAATTTTAAAAAAGTATAACGCAGAAATTTTGCTTGAAAAAAATTGTGCTAAGCGCATAGAAAAAAGTGGTTTTGAGCTGATAAAACTAGCCAAAGAGTGTGAATTTCTGATCACTCTTGGCGGAGATGGCACGATCATTTCAACTTGTAGAAAGCTAGCCCACATCTCGCCACTTGTCCTTGGCATACACGCTGGTAGACTCGGATTTCTAACTGACATAATGATTAATGAGAGTGAGAAATTTTTTAAAGACTTTTTTGATGGTAAATTTGAGGTAGAAATGCCTTTTATGCTCGATGTCACGCTTCACAAAAATGATGGCAAAACTGAGCAAAAGATAGCATTTAACGATGCAGTCATCGTTAGTAAAAATGGCGGTTCGATGACACATATCGAGGCACTTTTAAATGAAAAATATTTTAATTCATATTTTGGAGACGGCGTTATAGTAGCGACACCTGCTGGAACCACGGCATATAACATGAGCGCAAATGGCCCTATTATCTATCCATTAAGCGAAGTTTTTACAGTAACTCCTATCTGCTCGCACTCACTTACACAGCGTCCAGTCGTGCTCACAAAAAATCATACGGTTAAATTTAGAACAAATAGCGATGCGATTTTGGTACTTGATGGTCAAGATAGGTTTGATATGAGTAAAATTTCAGCCGTTAGCATGAGTCTTAGCGATAAAAAAGCGAGGCTGATACGCCATATTGGTAGAGATTATTTTCAAATTTTAAAAGAGAAACTTCACTGGGGTTATAATGATTGATCGAATTTTGATTAAAGATTATCTAAATTTTAAAAATGTCGAGCTAAATTTCAAAGAAGGTCTTAGTGTATTTACGGGCGTTAGCGGCGCTGGCAAGTCCGTACTAATGAGCGCGATCATGGCTGTTTTTGGCCTAAAAGATAGCGAGGCAAGGCTCATTGAAGCTGACGTGGAGCATAAATTTGAGCTTGATGAGTTTGGCATAGAAAACGAAGAGGTCAATATTTTCAAGCTTTTAAAAGATAAGAGCACGAGGTATTTTATAAACCAACAAGCCATCTCAAAGAAAAATTTAGCCCAAGTGGCGCGCGAGCACATCAAATATCTCTCGGCAAAAGAGGCAAATGAATTTGAAAATGAGAAATTTCTAAATTTGCTTGATAGGCTAGAAATTTCAAAAAATGAGAAATTTAAAGAGATAAAACAAGAATTTGAAGAGGCGTTTTTAGAATTTTCCAAAATTTCAAAAGAGCTAGCCACTATAAAAGAGGAAGAGAAAAAGGTCGAGGAGCTAAAGGAGCTTGCTAGCTTTGAGATCGAGAAGATAAGAAGTGTCGGGCCTAAAAAAGGCGAGTTTGAAGAGCTTATGGAGACTAAAAAGAGGCTTAGTAAAAAGGATAAGATAAATGAGGCGTGGGCTAGGGCTGAGCGGATATTTGAGCTAGAGCACAGCGTAAATGAAGCACTAAGCATTAGTGACCTTGACAATGGCTTTTTTGAAGATGCAATGAACGAGCTAAGGGTTGCAAGAGATAGCCTAAATATGGAAGAGCTTGACGATATCGATGTTGAGAGTGTGCTTGATAGGATAGAGGCACTAAATGCCATCATTAGGCGGTACGGCAGCGAAGAAGAGGCATTAGAAGCGCTTGCTAAAAAGGAAAAAGAGCTTGCCAGGTATGAAAATTTAAGTTTTGAAAAGAGTGAGCTTGAGAAGAAATTTGAAATTTTAAGCAAAAAAGCGAATGATCTAGCCAGCGCTTTAAGCAAGGCAAGGGGCGTAAATTTAAAAGAGCTTGAGAGTATGATAAATTTATACCTAAAAGAGCTTTATATGCCGGATATCACGCTAAAAATAGAAGAAAAAAGACTTGATATTTTAGGGCTTGATGAGGTTTGTTTAAATTTAAATGAGACCTCGCTTAAAAATTTAAGTTCAGGCGAGCTAAACCGCCTAAGACTGGCTTTTATAGCCGCATCTAGTGAGATCACAAAAACGGGCGGTGATGTCATCATACTTGATGAAATAGATGCAAATTTAAGCGGAAAAGAGGCTATGAGTATCGCAAATGTTTTGCTTAAGCTTGCAAATTTTTATCAAATTTTTGCCATTTCACATCAACCGCAGCTTAGCTCAAAGGCAAATTCTCACTTTTTGGTAGAGCGTCATGGAGAAAACTCTGTCGTAAGAGAGCTTGATAAAGATGAACGAGTGAGCGAATTAGCACGTATGATAAGCGGTGAGCACATAAGTGAAGAGGCAATAAATTTTGCGAAAGGGCTTTTAAAGTAGCTTAATTTAAATTATTAATTTAAGCTTTATAAATAAATTTATTTGATAAAATCGCCACTAATTTGATAAAATTTTTGTAGGAATAATATGGAAAGAATCCTTGTAGTTGATGATAATAAGGCGTTAGCAAAGCTGATTGTTATGCAAATGGAAAAGAGTATTGATGAGATGGCAATTGATGTCGCATATAGTTTTGCCGAGGCTCAAATGCTAATTAATGAGCATGACAAAGATTATTTTATGACTATTTTGGATTTAAATTTGCCAGATGCTCCAAATGGCGAGATCGTTGATTATGCACTTTCCAAAGGACTTTCAGCTATTGTTTTAACAGGTAGCATTGATGATGAAACAAGGGAAAAATTTATAAATAAAGATATTGTTGATTATGTTTATAAAGGGAATATGGATGATATCAACTATATCTTCCAAATGATAAATAGACTGAGCAAAAATAGACAATACAAGGTTTTGGTTGTTGAAGATTCGCTCCCTTTTAGAAATATGATAAAAAAGATATTAACTAGCCTTCAGTTTAAAGTTTTGGCTGCGGCTCATGGCGAAGAGGCAATGAGTTATTTTGCAGATAATCCTGATATAAATCTTATAATAACTGATTATAGAATGCCGGTAAAAGATGGCCTTGAAGTTTTAAAAGAGGTTAGAAAAGAAAAAGATAAAAATAGTCTTGGCGTAATTGTTATGACATCTCCTAGCGAAAAGACTGACGCATCAATATTTTTAAAAAATGGTGCGAGCGACTTTATAGCAAAACCATTTTCAAAAGAAGAGCTAATATGTCGTGTTAATAATACGATTGAAGCGATGGAAAATATAAATAAGATAGCAAATTTTGCAAATCGTGACTTCTTGACCGGGGTTTATAATAGAAGATTTTTTTATTCCGACGTGGAAGAGTATGTTCAAGCAGCTGAAGAGACCAATGAGCCTTATGCTTTTGCAATGATTGATATTGATTATTTTAAGAAGATAAATGATACATATGGCCATGATGGCGGAGATAGGACACTAAAATCAATCGCAAAAATTTTAAATGACAATACAAAAGGAAGCGATATTGTTGCAAGATTTGGTGGCGAAGAGTTTTGCGTTGTGCTTAAAAAGATAAGCAGAGAAGAAGCTGTCAAATTTTTTGTAAATTTACGAGCAAAAGTGGCTGAAAATGAAGTAGTTATAAAAAAACAAAAAATAAGAGTGACCATATCTATAGGTGTATCTTTTGGCAATGGGCATTGCGAGATAGATGATATGCTTGAAGCTTGCGATTCGGCACTTTACACCGCAAAAGAAAATGGTAGAAATAGAGTAGAAATAGCTTTATGATTATAGATACGCATTGCCATTTGGATAGTAAAATTTATGATCTTGACCTTGATAAAATTTTAGACGAAGCTAGAAAATTGGGGATAGATGGCTTTATTATCCCTGGAGCTGATATCAATGATTTACCAAAATCGGCTAAAATATCGCACGAAAACAGCGACATTTTCTTTGCTGCTGGAGTTCATCCATATGATAAAGAGAGTTTTAGCATTGAAATTTTAAGAAATTTTGCTAAAGATGAAAAGTGTGTGGCAATAGGTGAATGTGGTCTAGACTACTTTCGCTTGCCAAAAGATGAAAATGAAAAGATAAAAGAGAAAGAGGAGCAAAAACGTATTTTTTTAGCTCAACTTGATTTGGCTGTTGAGTTAAAAAAACCCGTTATTCTTCACATTAGGGAGGCTAATGAGGACTCTTTTAATATCTTAAAAGAGTATGCACCAAAGCTTGAAGCCGGAGCGATTTTGCATTGTTATAATGCTTCGCCACTTCTTTTAGAGCTTTGTAAATTTGGGAATTTTTACTTTGGCATAGGCGGTGTTTTAACATTTAAAAATGCTAAAAATTTAGTCGAAATTTTGCCAAAAATCCCATTTGACAGGATAGTTATTGAAACTGACGCTCCTTATCTCACGCCAGAACCAAATCGCGGCAAGAGAAATGAGCCGGCGTTTACGACATTTGTTGCTAAAAAGATAGCTGAAATTTTAAACCTTGAGTTTGAAGTTGTTTGTGAAAAAACTTCAAATAATGCCAAAAGGTTGTTTAAGTGCTTTGCTTAAATTTTGAGCGTTGCACTTGTTTAAGATGCTAGCATCTTAAGTTTTGACACGAAAAAGGATAGAAATGAAAGCAATGCTTAAAATATTTTTAATATTTGCATGTAGTACCTTGCTACTAGCAAATACGCCTGAAAAGAGCTCATACGACACTCAGGTAAAAATTTTAAAAGAGCTGGACATTGATGCTAGCTTTATGAAGACTTCTCACTATGCAAAGATGAGGCAAGGTATCAAACAATCACAACTTGAAACATTTACAGAAGCTCTAAAAAATGGTTATATGTATATACCGATGGTAAAAGAGCAGATCAAAAAATCAGGCGTACCCGAGTCATTCTTTTATCTAGCTATGATAGAATCAGGCTTTTCAAATCACACAGTCTCAAACGCAAAAGCTACTGGCGTGTGGCAGTTTATGGAGCAAACGGCTAGACTGCATGGTCTAAAGGTAGGACAGTATGTCGATGAGAGAAAAGATCCAGTAGAGTCTACTGTTGCAGCTACAAATTATCTAAAGTCGCTTAAAAATCAATTTGGTAAGTGGTATCTAGCAGCTATGGCCTATAACTGCGGCGATGGAGCCTTAAAAAGAGCTATACAAAAAGCTGGTACAGATGACCTTGTAACGCTTCTTGACGCAGAGAAAAAATACCTTCCAGCCGAAACTAGAAATTTTGTTATCAAAATTTTAAGAGCAGCATATACCGCAAAAGACGCGGACTTCTTGATGTCTAAAGATTCATCTTTATTGAACATAAACGGAGGACTAAAGCTTGTAAAAGTAAAAGTACCTGGCGGTACAAATTTAGCTCAAATAGGCGATAGTATCGGCCTTAGTACAAAAAAGATGAAAAATAACAACCCACATTTAAAATTTGTATTTACTCCACCAACCCTAAAAGATTATTATGTTTATATCCCTGAAAATAAAAAACAGCTTTTTGCAGAAAATTTCAAGCCATTTAACGGTAAAAATAATTTTTATACCTACGTTGTAAAAAAAGGCGAAACATTACTTTCTATCTCTAAAAAAACAGGTGTTAGTCATAGAGCGATCAAGGACTACAACGAGCTTAGCACAAATGCCGTAAGCTATAATCAAAAACTAATTATTCCATTTTCTGCCCAAAATAAATCTCAAAACTATATAGTCCAAACTGGTGATACGATAGCTTCTTTATCTAAAAAATTTAATGTAAGCGAAAAAGATTTAAAAGATGCAAATTCTTTTGCTAGTTCAAATTTAAATGTTGGAGCAAATATTGTCATACCATAAGAGCCTAAAATTTTATATAGGACTAAGTTTTACTCTTCTAGTTACTGGTTGCTCTTGGAACGGGGCACCATTTACACCAAGTGGCCCAACTAATGTAAAGGGCAACAATTCAGCTTCTATCCAAAAAGCAACAATGAGACCTTACACGATAAATGGCAAAACATACTACCCAACCGTTGTAAGTGTGGGTGATAAGGCAAGTGGTACGGCAAGCTGGTACGGTCCAAATTTTCATGGCAAAACAACCTCAAATGGCGAAATTTATAATATGTATAACATGACTGCAGCACATAAAACTTTGCCGATGAATACAATCCTTAAAGTAACAAATTTAAGAAATCAAAAAAGCGTCATTGTGCGTGTAAATGATCGTGGACCTTTTGTGGCTGATAGAGTTTTAGACCTTTCAAAGGCGGCTGCAACTAAACTTGATATTATCGGTACAGGCACAGCTCCAGTCAGTATGGAAGTCATAGGCTTTAATGAAGATATTAATGCTATTGCAAGCATTAACACTCAAGCAAAACCGACAAGCACTGGCATAAAAGTGCCAAATCCAGTCTCTCCGACAGCTCCAACTGGAGGCATTATTATTTCGTCAGAGCAACGAGTCGTAGGTGGAGATTTTATGGTGCAAATTGGCTCATTTAAAAACCTTGAGGGCGCAAACAGATATCAAAGAGAACATCAAAGCATAGATGGCTATAAGTCGGTAGTTAGGACATTTACTATAGATGGCTCGACCATTTATAGGGTATTTTTAAATGGCTTTAGAAGTGAGGACGAGGCTAGGGATTACGCAAGAAG
Proteins encoded in this window:
- a CDS encoding diguanylate cyclase response regulator, which translates into the protein MERILVVDDNKALAKLIVMQMEKSIDEMAIDVAYSFAEAQMLINEHDKDYFMTILDLNLPDAPNGEIVDYALSKGLSAIVLTGSIDDETREKFINKDIVDYVYKGNMDDINYIFQMINRLSKNRQYKVLVVEDSLPFRNMIKKILTSLQFKVLAAAHGEEAMSYFADNPDINLIITDYRMPVKDGLEVLKEVRKEKDKNSLGVIVMTSPSEKTDASIFLKNGASDFIAKPFSKEELICRVNNTIEAMENINKIANFANRDFLTGVYNRRFFYSDVEEYVQAAEETNEPYAFAMIDIDYFKKINDTYGHDGGDRTLKSIAKILNDNTKGSDIVARFGGEEFCVVLKKISREEAVKFFVNLRAKVAENEVVIKKQKIRVTISIGVSFGNGHCEIDDMLEACDSALYTAKENGRNRVEIAL
- the pnk gene encoding NAD(+) kinase (catalyzes the phosphorylation of NAD to NADP) translates to MKNEQKFNTFCTKKVGLIAKDYPLFRQDLEKLEKILKKYNAEILLEKNCAKRIEKSGFELIKLAKECEFLITLGGDGTIISTCRKLAHISPLVLGIHAGRLGFLTDIMINESEKFFKDFFDGKFEVEMPFMLDVTLHKNDGKTEQKIAFNDAVIVSKNGGSMTHIEALLNEKYFNSYFGDGVIVATPAGTTAYNMSANGPIIYPLSEVFTVTPICSHSLTQRPVVLTKNHTVKFRTNSDAILVLDGQDRFDMSKISAVSMSLSDKKARLIRHIGRDYFQILKEKLHWGYND
- a CDS encoding hydrolase TatD, yielding MIIDTHCHLDSKIYDLDLDKILDEARKLGIDGFIIPGADINDLPKSAKISHENSDIFFAAGVHPYDKESFSIEILRNFAKDEKCVAIGECGLDYFRLPKDENEKIKEKEEQKRIFLAQLDLAVELKKPVILHIREANEDSFNILKEYAPKLEAGAILHCYNASPLLLELCKFGNFYFGIGGVLTFKNAKNLVEILPKIPFDRIVIETDAPYLTPEPNRGKRNEPAFTTFVAKKIAEILNLEFEVVCEKTSNNAKRLFKCFA
- a CDS encoding inorganic pyrophosphatase; amino-acid sequence: MDVSKIKAGSNPDKINAVIEIPYGSNIKYEIDKDSGAVVVDRVLYSAMFYPANYGFVPNTLAADGDPADILVLNEYPLQAGSVIPCRLIGVLVMEDEAGMDEKLLAVPVTKIDPRYDAIKSYEDLPVATLNKIKNFFETYKILEPNKWVKVKEFKDANAAKEILDTAIKNYK
- a CDS encoding lytic transglycosylase, whose protein sequence is MKAMLKIFLIFACSTLLLANTPEKSSYDTQVKILKELDIDASFMKTSHYAKMRQGIKQSQLETFTEALKNGYMYIPMVKEQIKKSGVPESFFYLAMIESGFSNHTVSNAKATGVWQFMEQTARLHGLKVGQYVDERKDPVESTVAATNYLKSLKNQFGKWYLAAMAYNCGDGALKRAIQKAGTDDLVTLLDAEKKYLPAETRNFVIKILRAAYTAKDADFLMSKDSSLLNINGGLKLVKVKVPGGTNLAQIGDSIGLSTKKMKNNNPHLKFVFTPPTLKDYYVYIPENKKQLFAENFKPFNGKNNFYTYVVKKGETLLSISKKTGVSHRAIKDYNELSTNAVSYNQKLIIPFSAQNKSQNYIVQTGDTIASLSKKFNVSEKDLKDANSFASSNLNVGANIVIP
- a CDS encoding DNA recombination protein RecN, giving the protein MIDRILIKDYLNFKNVELNFKEGLSVFTGVSGAGKSVLMSAIMAVFGLKDSEARLIEADVEHKFELDEFGIENEEVNIFKLLKDKSTRYFINQQAISKKNLAQVAREHIKYLSAKEANEFENEKFLNLLDRLEISKNEKFKEIKQEFEEAFLEFSKISKELATIKEEEKKVEELKELASFEIEKIRSVGPKKGEFEELMETKKRLSKKDKINEAWARAERIFELEHSVNEALSISDLDNGFFEDAMNELRVARDSLNMEELDDIDVESVLDRIEALNAIIRRYGSEEEALEALAKKEKELARYENLSFEKSELEKKFEILSKKANDLASALSKARGVNLKELESMINLYLKELYMPDITLKIEEKRLDILGLDEVCLNLNETSLKNLSSGELNRLRLAFIAASSEITKTGGDVIILDEIDANLSGKEAMSIANVLLKLANFYQIFAISHQPQLSSKANSHFLVERHGENSVVRELDKDERVSELARMISGEHISEEAINFAKGLLK
- a CDS encoding adenylate kinase, producing the protein MKNLFLIIGAPGSGKTTDASLIAQQDEKFAHFSTGDLLRAEVASGSELGKLIDGFISKGNLVPLDVVVNAIVSAIKGSEKSNIIIDGYPRSVEQMTELDKVLSEQKEISLKGVIEVDVSEDVARARVLGRARGADDNNEVFNNRMKVYLDPIVPIREFYSKKELLHVVNGERGIDEIVADIKNLLAKLL
- a CDS encoding zinc metalloprotease, whose protein sequence is MQSDVKIIKKDVKNITLKVRPNGEAILTAPKAASDEHIKFIIEKRAKWIAQKRAFFTSFKMPEKEYVSGEDFKYLGRSYRLKVVQSKEERVKLQMGYLELFVKDKSDLEQKENLVYEWYHEKATLYFFNILQEFNKIVKQDIKSVKIRQMKTRWGSCNPYKSYINLNIELIKKPKACIEYVIFHELAHLLYPNHSKKFYDYLTLYMPDWQKRKEILERV